A genomic stretch from Ovis canadensis isolate MfBH-ARS-UI-01 breed Bighorn chromosome 5, ARS-UI_OviCan_v2, whole genome shotgun sequence includes:
- the LOC138440587 gene encoding LOW QUALITY PROTEIN: putative gustatory receptor clone PTE01 (The sequence of the model RefSeq protein was modified relative to this genomic sequence to represent the inferred CDS: inserted 2 bases in 1 codon), with protein MEPQNLTNDSEFLFMELSDDPELQPLLFILFLSTYLVTVLGNLLIILAVTFDPHLHTPMYFFLSNPSLADIDFTSTTILKMILDIQTHSRVISYAGCLTQMSFFMLFGCLDGLLLTVMAYDQFVAICHPLHYLDIMNPCLRGSLVLVSLFISLLVSQMHSSMVIKLTYFKDVDISHFFCDPSHLLNLACSDLFTNNIVMYFCWCHLSFSPYIGDLFLSFIYLFFFFSYYKIVSSLLRVPSSGGRYKAFLTCGSHLAFVYLFYETGLGVYLSSAISQSPRXRIVASVVCTVVTPMLNSFIYNLRNQDSKRAMWRFLSKTTCFKIVF; from the exons ATGGAGCCACAGAATCTAACAAATGACTCAGAATTCCTTTTCATGGAACTCTCAGATGATCCAGAACTGCAGCCTTTGCTCTTTATCCTGTTCCTGTCCACATACCTGGTCACCGTGCTGGGGAATCTACTCATCATCCTGGCTGTCACCTTTGACCCCCACCTACACACTCcaatgtacttcttcctctccaacccATCCTTGGCTGACATCGATTTCACCTCCACCACAATCTTGAAAATGATCCTGGACATTCAGACTCATAGCAGGGTCATCTCTTATGCAGGCTGCCTGACACAAATGTCCTTTTTTATGCTTTTTGGGTGTTTGGATGGTCTCCTCCTGactgtgatggcctatgaccagTTTGTAGCCATCTGTCACCCTCTGCATTACTTGGACATTATGAACCCATGTCTCCGTGGCTCATTGGTTTTGGTGTCACTTTTCATCAGTCTCTTGGTTTCCCAGATGCACAGTTCCATGGTGATAAAACTCACCTACTTCAAAGATGTGGACATCTCTCATTTCTTCTGCGACCCTTCTCATCTCCTCAACCTTGCCTGTTCTGACCTTTTCACCAATAACATAGTCATGTATTTTTGTTGGTGCCATCTCTCATTTTCTCCCTATATTGGGGATCTTttcctctcatttatttatttatttttctttttctcttattataAAATTGTTTCCTCTCTTCTAAGGGTCCCCTCATCAGGTGGGAGGTATAAAGCTTTCTTGACCTGTGGCTCTCACCTggcatttgtttacttattttatgaAACAGGCCTTGGTGTCTACCTCAGCTCAGCCATCTCACAATCTCCCAG AAGAATTGTGGCCTCGGTGGTGTGCACTGTGGTCACCCCCATGCTGAACTCCTTCATCTACAACCTGAGGAACCAAGATAGCAAAAGGGCCATGTGGAGGTTCCTCAGCAAAACAAcctgttttaaaattgttttttaa